A region of the Cyanobium usitatum str. Tous genome:
TGGCGTGAGGCTCGACAGGTCGTCGCGGCCCTGGATTCGATGCTCCACATTGAAGCTGCTCAGCCCATGGCGCACCAACACAATCCGAAGGGGCACGGGCTCGTCGCTGCTCAGATCCCATCGTATGGGAGGGGTGCGGGCCAGAATCCCCACATCGGTGCGCCCTGGAGGGCCTGCGTTTGAACGCCAGTCCCCCCCCGCAACCCCGCCAGAGCTCTCGATGGACCACTGGACTTGCCCTGCTGAGCCTGGTGCTCAGTGGCCTGCTTTGGATCACTGGCCTGGTTGACAGCCTGCAAAGGCCATCTGTAGGCAATTCCCTGCAGCTGCGCCAACTGGAGCTGACCGCCCTGGCAGCACCAGGATTGCCGGCTGGCCTGCGCCAAGCCCTCACCGGCGCCCAGCCCCTCGAGGCCCTGCGCCTTGATCTGCAGAAACAGTTGGATGGCAATCCCGTGCCGCCCGCACCGCGGCAAGAGCTGCAACTGGCCCTACTTGAGCTTGAGGCTGGCCAGGAGAGTGCAGCACGAGAGCGGCTGCAAGAGCTAAACCAGCAGGTGCCACCTGAGCAGCGCCTGCTGCTCAAGGCCCTGCTCGAACCAGCATCCACAGCCGCCACCAGCGCCCCAGAGCAAGCGGCCCAGGAGCAACTACTTAAGGGCTGGGGCCTGTCTCCCCTGAGCAGTCAACTGGTCTGCCAAGCCCTAAGCGATCCCCAAGCTGCTTGTGGAGATCGCGCCGCCCAGCAGGTAGCAGTGCTGCGCCTATTCGGAACCGCCGTACTGCCGGTGCTACTGCTGCTACTGGGCTCGGCCCTGCTGCTGCGGGAACTTTGGCTGCGCTGGCGCGGCAAGGCAGCTCCGCCCGCCCCCCTGGTAGGGCCGCCCCTCACCCTGGCGGAGGTGACCCTGCTGATCGCTGGCGGATTCGTGGTGCTGGGCGAGCTGGTGATGCCCCTAGTGCTGGCGCCGCTGCTGCAGGGGCTGCTCAAGCCGTTGGCCAGTCAGCCGGCCCTGCAACAGGGATTGCTGGTGTTGGGGCTATACAGCGGCCTGATGGCAGCGCCACTTGTCTTGTTGTGGAGCCAGCTGCGATCGCTTGGCCCCAAGCCCCAGGGGGGCTGGTTGCAGTGGCACTGGCGGCCGCTGGCCAGTGCGCTGCGCCGAGCTTTGCTGCAGGTGTTGCTGGTATTACCGCTGGTAGCCCTGGTGGGATGGCTGCTGGAGCGTTTGGTTGGCGATCCCGGCGGCAGCAATCCCCTGCTTGAGCTCGTGCTCAACAGCGCCAATCCCCTTGCCCTGCTCTGTTTCGCCATCACGGCCATGGTGCTGGCACCTTTATTTGAGGAAACCCTGTTCCGGGGGGTGCTGCTGCCGGTGCTGGCCCAGCGCTGGGGCGGGCTGGCTGCCGTGGTGGTGAGCGCCCTGCTTTTCGGTA
Encoded here:
- a CDS encoding CPBP family intramembrane glutamic endopeptidase → MNASPPPQPRQSSRWTTGLALLSLVLSGLLWITGLVDSLQRPSVGNSLQLRQLELTALAAPGLPAGLRQALTGAQPLEALRLDLQKQLDGNPVPPAPRQELQLALLELEAGQESAARERLQELNQQVPPEQRLLLKALLEPASTAATSAPEQAAQEQLLKGWGLSPLSSQLVCQALSDPQAACGDRAAQQVAVLRLFGTAVLPVLLLLLGSALLLRELWLRWRGKAAPPAPLVGPPLTLAEVTLLIAGGFVVLGELVMPLVLAPLLQGLLKPLASQPALQQGLLVLGLYSGLMAAPLVLLWSQLRSLGPKPQGGWLQWHWRPLASALRRALLQVLLVLPLVALVGWLLERLVGDPGGSNPLLELVLNSANPLALLCFAITAMVLAPLFEETLFRGVLLPVLAQRWGGLAAVVVSALLFGIAHLSLGELPPLFVLGLGLGWLRLQSGRLGPSVLMHSLWNGLTFANLLLLAG